One Lentibacillus cibarius DNA window includes the following coding sequences:
- a CDS encoding type II secretion system F family protein: MGGFQAAIVLIILILISLLFASIFLYIYFTKKINLQKRWEKNMKKQPRVKLTHRIKKRLLAWGANMGPRASSLLSFRNTEKDKKQLHLAGSNMTLNTFYGLKLVLVFLGAIFFFVSFILGSTMLLLLSVLLCFAAFMAPDIYISMKAKERQRRIGEEMPDFLDTISVMLEAGSSLDGSLKTSTKYMEGPLFEEIKKFNQEIELGVPRKTAYLHLMNRNNSKELQALVQALIQGNELGVPVAQTFSVQAEDLRSSRGSLAKEKAAKANPKISLVTTFLIAPSIFFLLIGLMILNMIYNPDSFGVTNIFN, from the coding sequence TTGGGAGGATTTCAGGCAGCAATTGTTTTAATCATTCTTATTTTAATTTCACTACTGTTTGCATCCATATTTCTATATATTTATTTTACAAAGAAAATCAATCTGCAAAAACGTTGGGAAAAGAATATGAAAAAACAGCCCCGGGTCAAACTGACACACCGAATAAAAAAACGGTTATTGGCATGGGGGGCTAACATGGGGCCTAGGGCTTCATCGCTATTATCATTCAGGAATACCGAGAAGGACAAAAAGCAACTACATTTGGCTGGATCAAACATGACTTTAAATACTTTTTACGGTTTGAAATTGGTGCTGGTGTTTTTAGGAGCTATATTTTTCTTTGTTTCGTTTATTCTTGGCTCCACCATGCTTCTTTTGCTTTCGGTTTTGCTCTGTTTTGCTGCTTTTATGGCACCGGATATTTATATAAGCATGAAGGCTAAAGAGCGCCAACGAAGAATAGGTGAGGAAATGCCTGACTTTTTGGATACCATTAGTGTGATGTTGGAGGCGGGCAGTTCCTTAGATGGATCGTTGAAAACAAGCACGAAATATATGGAAGGTCCACTTTTTGAAGAAATAAAAAAGTTTAATCAAGAAATTGAACTTGGTGTGCCTAGGAAAACAGCCTATCTTCATTTGATGAATCGAAATAATTCCAAGGAGCTTCAGGCCTTGGTGCAAGCACTTATTCAAGGAAATGAGCTTGGTGTTCCTGTAGCCCAAACATTTAGTGTTCAAGCTGAAGATCTTAGGTCAAGCAGAGGTAGTCTGGCAAAGGAAAAGGCAGCCAAAGCCAATCCAAAAATCTCATTAGTGACAACGTTTTTGATTGCACCATCGATTTTCTTTTTGCTTATAGGACTGATGATTTTGAATATGATTTATAATCCTGATTCATTTGGGGTTACTAATATTTTTAATTAA
- a CDS encoding pilus assembly protein TadE — translation MKKYLKNERGSQTLEFVGMFPLIVIAALVAWQILMAGYTMIVGEAAARDAARVASVDGNYEQAARNSASGLYVSSRKSDLGDSVEVTVTTKVPTLKIPIWENPNFEIEASAIMPVESGEEDDD, via the coding sequence ATGAAAAAGTATCTAAAAAATGAACGAGGTTCTCAAACGTTGGAATTTGTTGGCATGTTCCCATTGATTGTCATTGCTGCACTTGTTGCCTGGCAAATTTTAATGGCCGGATATACGATGATTGTTGGTGAAGCAGCTGCCCGTGATGCGGCGCGGGTTGCAAGTGTTGATGGTAATTATGAACAGGCGGCGAGGAATTCTGCAAGTGGTCTTTACGTGAGTAGCCGAAAATCAGACTTAGGCGATAGTGTTGAGGTGACTGTTACAACTAAGGTTCCTACTTTAAAAATTCCTATTTGGGAAAATCCGAATTTTGAAATCGAGGCATCTGCTATCATGCCCGTGGAATCTGGTGAAGAAGACGATGACTAA
- a CDS encoding pilus assembly protein TadG-related protein, which translates to MTKNELRNEKGSTTLMMMGLLLGIILMGFVFFDMSSVLMERRISQTGSDAAAIAAAQEAEKSYQEVLEEETRVELTDLHERTEDYKEDWEESVGDDESSVSWGDAFDEWINNLEEEFDDRSMPASIVNYLKGANSGVDIDEAIKFLWDTDSLSNLVCDAVSSHTEEIREAAQHYADLNGIENDISIVFPVENGDEGFKVGVRTKSTINDSFLNSVNTEQLKVPAHAIVNIQQPEGMNIICD; encoded by the coding sequence ATGACTAAAAACGAACTAAGAAATGAAAAAGGTTCCACCACGCTTATGATGATGGGACTGCTGCTAGGTATTATTTTAATGGGATTCGTTTTCTTTGATATGTCTAGTGTCTTAATGGAACGACGCATCTCTCAAACTGGCAGTGATGCGGCTGCTATTGCCGCTGCACAAGAAGCTGAAAAATCTTATCAGGAAGTACTGGAAGAGGAAACAAGGGTTGAATTGACAGATTTACATGAGCGTACAGAGGATTATAAAGAAGACTGGGAGGAATCAGTTGGCGACGATGAAAGTAGTGTCTCATGGGGAGATGCATTTGACGAATGGATCAATAATTTGGAAGAAGAATTCGATGACAGGTCCATGCCTGCAAGTATAGTAAACTACTTAAAAGGGGCTAATTCCGGGGTTGATATTGACGAGGCAATCAAGTTTTTATGGGACACTGACAGTTTGTCAAATCTAGTCTGCGATGCAGTTAGCAGCCATACAGAAGAGATCCGGGAAGCTGCCCAACATTATGCAGATCTAAATGGAATTGAGAATGATATCTCGATTGTTTTTCCCGTTGAAAATGGGGATGAAGGTTTCAAGGTTGGTGTACGCACAAAGAGTACAATAAATGATTCTTTCCTTAATAGTGTTAACACAGAACAGCTAAAGGTTCCGGCACATGCAATTGTTAATATTCAGCAACCGGAAGGCATGAACATCATTTGCGATTGA